Proteins encoded within one genomic window of Amycolatopsis nigrescens CSC17Ta-90:
- a CDS encoding multicopper oxidase family protein, with translation MEFSRKEFLRFGLAAGAGLLLPGTLSACSSSGGGGANNTTESSAGTLLKSKTELPPRFTARLPVPPVLAPVRTDGSTDYYEITQKVGQVEILPGRKTEIWGYNGIFPGPTIESRTGRRTSVVHRNELGVPVTVHLHGGKVAPEHDGYPTDLIAPVSGGHAGHTSHTTTMAAGSKEYLYPMDQQAATLWYHDHRMDFTGPQVYKGLAGFHLIRDDVEERLGLPRGERDVPLMIADRAFNEDGSFSYPSVDPSLSGTPGVTGDFMSGVLGDCILVNGAPWPVLEVSNTKYRFRILNASNARRYRLELDKKPSGGPAFLQIGSDQGLLDTPAEHDELQISQAERFDVIIDFSKYSVGDEITMRNSWGEDSTADVMKFKVARQAADSGPIPSQLVPFTKLSKSEATVTRDIVFARGGAEAHGMSLWTVNGEAFDPNKIIANPRLGSVELWNIRAQNVEHPFHIHLAPFQVLSKDGNDPSEYDRGWKDTVSLENGGKAELLVKFEGFKGKYVLHCHNLEHEDMMMMANFEVV, from the coding sequence ATGGAGTTCTCGCGCAAGGAGTTCCTGAGATTCGGTCTTGCCGCGGGTGCGGGACTGCTGCTGCCGGGCACGCTTTCGGCGTGCTCGTCCAGCGGGGGCGGTGGGGCGAACAACACCACCGAGAGCAGTGCGGGCACCCTGCTCAAGAGCAAGACGGAGCTTCCTCCGCGGTTCACTGCCCGGCTGCCGGTCCCGCCGGTGCTCGCGCCCGTGCGCACCGACGGCTCGACGGACTACTACGAGATCACCCAGAAGGTCGGCCAGGTCGAGATCCTGCCCGGACGCAAGACCGAGATCTGGGGCTACAACGGCATCTTCCCCGGCCCGACCATCGAGTCGCGGACCGGGCGGAGGACGTCGGTGGTGCACCGCAACGAGCTCGGCGTGCCGGTCACCGTGCATCTGCACGGCGGCAAGGTCGCGCCCGAGCACGACGGGTACCCGACCGACCTGATCGCCCCGGTCTCCGGCGGGCACGCCGGGCACACCTCGCACACGACCACGATGGCCGCGGGCAGCAAGGAGTACCTCTACCCGATGGACCAGCAGGCGGCCACGCTCTGGTACCACGACCACCGGATGGACTTCACCGGGCCGCAGGTCTACAAAGGACTCGCCGGTTTCCACCTGATCCGGGACGACGTGGAGGAGCGGCTCGGGCTGCCGCGCGGCGAGCGGGACGTCCCGCTGATGATCGCCGACCGGGCGTTCAACGAGGACGGCTCCTTCTCCTATCCGTCGGTGGACCCGTCGCTGTCCGGTACCCCCGGGGTCACCGGTGACTTCATGAGCGGGGTGCTTGGCGACTGCATCCTGGTCAACGGCGCGCCGTGGCCGGTGCTCGAGGTGAGCAACACGAAGTACCGGTTCCGCATCCTGAACGCGTCCAACGCCCGCCGCTACCGGCTCGAACTGGACAAGAAGCCGTCCGGCGGGCCCGCTTTCCTGCAGATCGGCAGCGACCAGGGCCTGCTCGACACGCCGGCGGAGCACGACGAGCTGCAGATCTCGCAGGCCGAGCGGTTCGACGTGATCATCGACTTCTCGAAGTACTCGGTCGGCGACGAGATCACCATGCGCAACTCGTGGGGTGAGGACAGTACCGCGGACGTGATGAAGTTCAAGGTCGCCCGCCAGGCCGCCGACAGCGGGCCGATCCCGTCGCAGCTGGTGCCGTTCACCAAGCTGTCGAAGTCCGAGGCCACGGTGACCCGCGACATCGTCTTCGCCCGTGGTGGCGCGGAGGCGCACGGGATGAGCCTGTGGACGGTCAACGGCGAGGCCTTCGACCCGAACAAGATCATCGCCAACCCGCGGCTCGGCTCGGTCGAGCTGTGGAACATCAGGGCGCAGAACGTCGAGCACCCGTTCCACATCCATCTCGCGCCGTTCCAGGTGCTGTCCAAGGACGGCAACGACCCCAGCGAGTACGACCGGGGCTGGAAGGACACGGTGAGCCTGGAGAACGGCGGCAAGGCCGAACTGCTGGTGAAGTTCGAGGGCTTCAAGGGCAAGTACGTGCTGCACTGCCACAACCTGGAGCACGAGGACATGATGATGATGGCCAACTTCGAGGTCGTCTGA
- a CDS encoding peptide MFS transporter yields MASVVSGTGARRSSLRMFRDQPRWFSTLFMVDMWERFSFYGMTAILYLYLVAPEADGGFGLATGTATALFGTYMSLMFIGALPGGWLADRVLGPRRAVLYGGICIALGHYSMSVPARPFLYLGLLFVILGTGLAKPSIASLVSSPYQGQNEKREATMSVFYMSIQISAFLAPIITGLLGEKVNWHLGFGAAAVGMTFGLLQYIGGSRHFGDLGVLPDRPIESERGRVIARRAGFAIGAVVLLLLADIVSGAFQVEHILGLCGLLTVTLPVVFYLRLRKNPLLGAVDRSRLTAFVVLLGGSSVFWLLYAQGGSVLSRFAEEFTDREVFGGTIPASWFQSAHPVFILICAPLFAMLWLRLGKRVDVPMKFAGALLCAGLSFLLMSLAAQVAVSAGLVSPGWLLGVYLLQVCGELALAPVGLSVAVQVAPDGFTNQYLGLFWLFAALGAGIGGQLARLSTVLPLQTYFLIFGLLACAAGALMALATRGLRRKLNTI; encoded by the coding sequence ATGGCCTCGGTGGTGAGCGGAACCGGTGCGCGGCGGTCGAGCCTGCGCATGTTCCGGGACCAGCCACGCTGGTTCAGCACGCTGTTCATGGTGGACATGTGGGAGCGGTTCAGCTTCTACGGAATGACCGCCATCCTCTACCTGTACCTCGTCGCGCCGGAGGCCGATGGCGGGTTCGGCCTCGCCACCGGCACCGCGACCGCGCTGTTCGGCACCTACATGTCGCTGATGTTCATCGGCGCGCTGCCCGGCGGCTGGCTGGCCGACCGGGTGCTCGGGCCACGCCGCGCGGTGCTCTACGGCGGGATCTGCATCGCGCTCGGGCACTACTCGATGAGCGTGCCGGCCCGCCCGTTCCTCTACCTCGGGCTGCTGTTCGTGATCCTCGGTACCGGGCTGGCGAAACCGTCCATCGCGTCGCTGGTCAGCAGCCCGTACCAGGGGCAGAACGAGAAGCGCGAAGCGACGATGTCGGTGTTCTACATGAGCATCCAGATCAGCGCCTTCCTCGCGCCGATCATCACCGGCCTGCTCGGCGAGAAAGTGAACTGGCACCTCGGCTTCGGCGCCGCCGCGGTCGGCATGACCTTCGGGCTGCTGCAGTACATCGGCGGGTCCAGGCACTTCGGCGACCTCGGGGTGCTGCCGGACCGACCGATCGAGAGCGAGCGCGGCCGGGTGATCGCCCGACGGGCGGGGTTCGCGATCGGCGCGGTGGTCCTGCTCCTGCTGGCGGACATCGTCTCCGGCGCGTTCCAGGTGGAGCACATCCTCGGGCTGTGCGGGCTGCTGACGGTCACCCTGCCGGTGGTGTTCTACCTGCGGCTGCGCAAGAACCCGCTGCTGGGCGCCGTGGACCGGAGCCGGCTGACGGCCTTCGTCGTGCTGCTCGGCGGCTCTTCGGTGTTCTGGCTGCTCTACGCGCAGGGCGGGTCGGTGCTGAGCAGGTTCGCCGAGGAGTTCACCGATCGCGAGGTCTTCGGCGGCACCATCCCGGCGAGCTGGTTCCAGTCCGCGCACCCGGTGTTCATCCTGATCTGCGCGCCGCTGTTCGCCATGCTCTGGCTGCGGCTGGGCAAACGGGTGGACGTGCCGATGAAGTTCGCCGGCGCCCTGCTGTGCGCGGGGCTGAGCTTCCTGCTGATGTCGCTGGCCGCGCAGGTCGCGGTCTCGGCGGGACTGGTGTCGCCGGGCTGGCTGCTCGGGGTCTACCTGCTGCAGGTCTGCGGTGAGCTGGCGCTCGCGCCGGTCGGGCTCAGCGTGGCCGTGCAGGTGGCCCCGGACGGGTTCACCAACCAGTACCTCGGCCTGTTCTGGCTGTTCGCCGCGCTCGGCGCGGGCATCGGCGGGCAGCTGGCGCGGCTGTCCACCGTGCTGCCGCTGCAGACCTACTTCCTGATCTTCGGGCTGCTGGCCTGCGCGGCCGGCGCGCTGATGGCGCTGGCCACCCGCGGCCTCCGGCGCAAGCTGAACACCATCTGA
- a CDS encoding response regulator, whose translation MIRVAVVDDQHLVRAGLRALLERAEDITVVGEADTGDGGVELARRERPDVILMDIRMPGTDGLEATRRILADDSLQDVRVVVLTTFDTDEEIFEAIRAGASGFLLKDTDPEGLRNAVRTVAGGEALLSPAVTRRVMDAAAARFRPAGDTRLDTLTEREREVLIEVAAGRSNDEVAEALFISPATARTYVSRLLTKLDAHSRSQLVVIAYETGLAAPGSAGPTS comes from the coding sequence ATGATCCGGGTCGCCGTGGTGGACGACCAGCACCTGGTACGGGCCGGGCTGCGCGCACTGCTGGAACGCGCGGAGGACATCACCGTGGTCGGCGAGGCCGACACCGGTGACGGTGGCGTGGAGCTGGCACGGCGGGAGAGGCCCGACGTGATCCTGATGGACATCCGGATGCCCGGCACGGACGGCCTGGAGGCGACCCGCCGGATCCTGGCCGACGACAGCCTGCAGGACGTCCGGGTGGTCGTGCTCACCACGTTCGACACCGACGAAGAGATCTTCGAAGCGATCCGGGCCGGCGCGTCGGGCTTCCTGCTCAAGGACACCGACCCGGAGGGGCTGCGCAACGCCGTCCGCACGGTCGCCGGCGGTGAGGCACTGCTGTCCCCCGCGGTCACCCGGCGCGTGATGGACGCCGCCGCCGCCCGGTTCCGGCCGGCCGGCGACACGCGGCTGGACACGCTCACCGAGCGCGAGCGCGAGGTGCTGATCGAGGTGGCGGCCGGGCGGTCCAACGACGAGGTCGCCGAGGCGCTGTTCATCAGCCCGGCCACCGCCCGCACCTACGTCAGCCGCCTGCTGACCAAGCTGGACGCGCACAGCCGGTCGCAGCTGGTGGTGATCGCCTACGAAACCGGCCTGGCCGCCCCCGGCAGCGCTGGTCCGACGTCGTGA
- a CDS encoding LLM class flavin-dependent oxidoreductase codes for MDVGVGLPTMIAGTHRRALIDWAVAADQAGFSTLAVLDRLVYDCWEPLVTLGVAAAVTERINLLSSVLLAPYRTDTAVLAKQAATVNLASAGRLTLGMAVGLREDDYDATGASYPDRGRRLDEMTRRMTAIWAGERVTDSPQPIGPMLAPALAFGGQSEPAVRRAARLGRSWIAGGTSPMRYAKTLAWAREVWEADGRTEEPRNIALCYYAVGEGAEERVRDYLGPYYSFVGEGFASRVISQAVTSTDGLRAAVDRYREAGCDEVLFFPCANELGQLEALAEAAAPSPAGV; via the coding sequence ATGGACGTCGGCGTGGGCCTGCCAACCATGATCGCCGGAACGCACCGGCGCGCCCTGATCGACTGGGCGGTCGCCGCCGACCAGGCCGGGTTCTCCACCCTCGCGGTGCTCGACCGGCTCGTCTACGACTGCTGGGAACCGCTGGTGACCTTGGGTGTCGCCGCGGCGGTGACCGAGCGGATCAACCTGCTCAGCTCGGTGCTGCTGGCGCCCTACCGCACCGATACCGCGGTACTGGCCAAGCAGGCGGCGACGGTGAACCTCGCCTCGGCAGGGCGGCTCACCCTCGGCATGGCCGTCGGGCTGCGCGAAGACGACTACGACGCCACCGGAGCGTCCTACCCGGACCGCGGCAGGCGGCTGGACGAGATGACCCGCCGGATGACCGCCATCTGGGCCGGCGAACGGGTGACGGACTCGCCGCAGCCGATCGGGCCGATGCTGGCCCCCGCACTCGCGTTCGGTGGCCAGTCGGAGCCGGCCGTGCGCCGGGCGGCCCGGCTCGGCCGGTCGTGGATCGCCGGTGGCACCTCGCCGATGCGGTACGCGAAGACCCTGGCCTGGGCGCGTGAGGTGTGGGAGGCGGACGGCCGCACCGAAGAACCGCGCAACATCGCGCTCTGCTACTACGCGGTGGGCGAAGGCGCCGAAGAACGCGTACGCGACTATCTCGGCCCTTACTACTCGTTCGTCGGCGAAGGTTTCGCTTCACGGGTGATCAGCCAGGCGGTGACCAGCACCGACGGCCTGCGCGCCGCGGTGGACCGTTACCGGGAAGCCGGTTGTGACGAGGTGCTGTTCTTCCCCTGCGCCAACGAACTCGGCCAACTGGAGGCACTGGCCGAAGCGGCGGCTCCGAGCCCGGCGGGGGTGTGA
- a CDS encoding YciI family protein produces MKYVLLICDDETVSQSMAEIAADPTYQAYGVEMDRRGARVVGGARLRPVADATTVRVRDGETLVSDGPFAETKDFVGGIDILECADLDEAIAIAARHPYASRGCVEVRPVWE; encoded by the coding sequence ATGAAGTATGTGCTGCTCATCTGCGACGATGAGACGGTGTCGCAGTCCATGGCGGAGATCGCGGCGGACCCGACGTATCAGGCGTATGGGGTGGAGATGGACCGGCGGGGAGCCAGGGTAGTCGGTGGGGCGCGGCTGCGTCCGGTGGCGGATGCGACGACGGTCCGGGTCCGCGACGGCGAGACCCTGGTGTCCGATGGCCCGTTCGCGGAGACGAAGGACTTCGTCGGCGGCATCGACATCCTCGAGTGCGCCGATCTGGACGAGGCGATCGCGATCGCGGCGCGGCATCCCTACGCGAGCCGGGGGTGTGTCGAAGTTCGCCCCGTGTGGGAATGA
- a CDS encoding SRPBCC family protein, translating into MSNTGHLTATMTIDRSPEEVFAAVTDVRGWWSENLIGHSADLHDEFVFTDDSEYAGETARAKEGFRFVRCQLTEVVPGRRMVWHVVDSVSTDDSDEWTDTDVVFDITTDAQGTTVHFTHVGLTAAESACFEACSRAWTFFVTESLPQLITTGAGRPIAGYRR; encoded by the coding sequence ATGTCGAACACCGGGCACCTGACCGCCACCATGACCATCGACCGGTCGCCGGAGGAGGTCTTCGCGGCCGTCACCGACGTGCGCGGCTGGTGGAGCGAGAACCTCATCGGCCACTCCGCTGACCTGCACGACGAGTTCGTCTTCACCGACGACAGCGAATACGCCGGTGAGACCGCCCGAGCCAAGGAGGGCTTCCGGTTCGTCCGGTGCCAGCTCACCGAGGTCGTGCCCGGCCGGCGGATGGTCTGGCACGTCGTGGACTCCGTCTCCACCGACGACAGTGACGAGTGGACCGACACCGACGTCGTCTTCGACATCACCACCGACGCGCAGGGCACGACGGTGCATTTCACCCACGTCGGCCTCACCGCGGCGGAATCCGCCTGCTTCGAAGCGTGCTCGCGCGCCTGGACCTTCTTCGTCACTGAGAGCCTGCCGCAGCTGATCACCACCGGCGCCGGCCGGCCCATCGCGGGCTACCGCCGGTGA
- a CDS encoding DUF5957 family protein, which translates to MRQLGISILGLFSGLLVGFLITEAIARPMLADGGQIPDSVPLGLLLGFGPPILAIVGILVALRIDRKLQRDKRSNSKG; encoded by the coding sequence ATGCGACAGCTCGGTATCAGCATCCTCGGACTGTTCAGCGGACTGCTGGTCGGGTTCCTGATCACCGAGGCGATCGCGCGTCCGATGCTCGCCGACGGTGGTCAGATCCCGGACTCCGTGCCGCTCGGCCTGCTGCTCGGGTTCGGGCCGCCGATCCTGGCGATCGTCGGCATCCTGGTCGCACTCCGGATCGACCGGAAGTTGCAGCGCGACAAGCGGTCGAACAGCAAGGGGTGA
- a CDS encoding sensor histidine kinase — protein MTRADSGETPIRGLHVRAALRQLPKVLRGYVGDILLGITVLVAVTAAIAADVGGGRPPDAFSYLFAIGLAALMLVRRSFPALALTATAVGIMAYYAAGYAPIGLAVPVAGALYSATEAGKLRWAMGTAIVLLAVSTAFRVGEGETLGYLFGYEFASTAGLMAAAMALGDGVRSRRRWRAEQRRRAEQAEVDRRREAARQVQEERLRIARDLHDSLAHTASVISLHAHVADEALTDDPEAARAALQNVRLATGEAIRELRTTVGLLREPGELDEEPGDGAAPDRLSRLASMIGLTTASGLPVDVRIEGEPVDLPEQVDTAAFRIVQEALTNVLRHAAANNAEVVLRYSPAELGIRVTDDGRGTTGTRVRNGHGIVGMAERAELVGGVCTATGLDGGGFRVEATLPLGGK, from the coding sequence GTGACCAGGGCGGACTCCGGAGAAACCCCCATCAGGGGACTGCACGTGCGCGCCGCGCTCCGGCAGTTGCCCAAGGTCCTTCGCGGCTACGTCGGGGACATCCTGCTGGGCATCACCGTGCTCGTTGCGGTCACCGCCGCCATCGCCGCCGACGTCGGCGGCGGCCGGCCACCGGACGCGTTCTCGTACCTGTTCGCGATCGGGCTCGCGGCGCTGATGCTCGTCCGGCGCAGCTTCCCCGCACTGGCCCTCACCGCCACCGCGGTCGGCATCATGGCCTACTACGCCGCGGGTTACGCGCCGATCGGGCTGGCCGTGCCGGTGGCGGGCGCGCTGTACTCGGCGACCGAGGCCGGCAAGCTCCGCTGGGCGATGGGTACCGCGATCGTCCTGCTGGCGGTGTCCACCGCGTTCCGGGTCGGCGAGGGCGAGACGCTGGGCTACCTGTTCGGCTACGAGTTCGCCTCCACGGCGGGGCTGATGGCCGCCGCGATGGCGCTGGGCGACGGTGTCCGTTCCCGCCGGCGCTGGCGCGCCGAACAGCGGCGGCGCGCCGAGCAGGCCGAGGTGGACCGGCGCCGGGAGGCCGCGCGACAGGTGCAGGAGGAGCGGCTGCGGATCGCCAGGGACCTGCACGACTCGCTGGCGCACACCGCCTCCGTCATCTCGCTGCACGCCCACGTCGCCGACGAGGCGCTGACCGACGACCCCGAGGCGGCGCGTGCCGCCCTGCAGAACGTCCGCCTAGCGACCGGCGAAGCGATCCGGGAACTGCGCACCACCGTCGGTCTGCTCCGCGAGCCGGGTGAACTCGACGAAGAACCCGGTGACGGGGCGGCCCCGGACCGGCTGAGCAGGCTGGCCTCGATGATCGGCCTGACCACGGCCAGCGGGCTGCCGGTGGACGTGCGGATCGAGGGCGAGCCGGTGGACCTGCCCGAGCAGGTGGACACGGCCGCCTTCCGCATCGTGCAGGAGGCGCTGACCAACGTGCTCCGCCACGCGGCGGCGAACAACGCCGAGGTGGTCCTGCGCTACTCCCCCGCCGAACTCGGTATCCGGGTGACCGACGACGGCCGCGGCACCACCGGCACCCGCGTCCGCAACGGCCACGGTATCGTCGGCATGGCCGAACGCGCCGAGCTGGTCGGCGGCGTCTGCACCGCCACCGGGCTGGACGGTGGCGGGTTCCGCGTGGAGGCCACGCTTCCCTTGGGGGGCAAATGA
- a CDS encoding nucleotide disphospho-sugar-binding domain-containing protein produces the protein MRVLCTAWAWPTHVNQMIPLAWALRAAGHQVGIAVPPPIRDEAAGSGLPVTAVGTDAGSLARFQALVAGEHTGPAGPPGVPRSVEIFSGLADAMADDLLAHARGWRPDVIISDPSAYAGMLVGAALGVPVLRHPWFADVMGFLSVKEAVRAAELAALTPIADRLGAGSFELLGTATIDPCPPSMRLPVPGRRQPIRYVPYHGVHTGDVPKSLLRKGKRPRVCLTWGTTVGRIDPARVPLARLAAALASAGMEPVVAVAADQAGLLGPMPGGVVVAESVRLSELLASCDVVVGHGGAGTIMSGLLNGLPQLAVPLLPDHRFNTGRLVASGAGLSIEAPEATGDAVLDAVRELLEDGAYRARAGELAAEIEAQPSPAEVAAGFAGLVLDQEPLVVS, from the coding sequence ATGCGAGTCCTGTGCACGGCCTGGGCATGGCCGACGCACGTCAACCAGATGATCCCGCTGGCCTGGGCGCTGCGCGCGGCCGGGCACCAGGTCGGGATCGCGGTGCCCCCGCCGATCCGGGACGAGGCGGCCGGATCGGGGCTGCCGGTGACCGCGGTCGGCACCGATGCCGGCTCGCTGGCGCGGTTCCAGGCACTGGTCGCGGGTGAGCACACCGGACCGGCGGGCCCGCCAGGGGTGCCGCGCTCGGTTGAGATCTTCAGCGGGCTTGCCGACGCGATGGCCGACGACCTGCTCGCGCACGCGCGCGGGTGGCGGCCGGACGTGATCATCAGCGATCCCTCCGCCTACGCGGGGATGCTGGTCGGTGCCGCGCTCGGTGTCCCGGTGCTGCGCCACCCGTGGTTCGCCGACGTCATGGGTTTCCTGTCGGTGAAGGAGGCCGTGCGGGCCGCCGAACTGGCCGCGCTGACGCCGATCGCGGACCGGCTCGGTGCCGGCTCCTTCGAGCTGCTCGGCACCGCCACCATCGACCCCTGCCCGCCGAGCATGCGGCTGCCGGTGCCGGGCAGGCGGCAGCCGATCCGGTATGTGCCCTATCACGGGGTGCACACCGGTGACGTGCCGAAGTCCTTGCTGCGCAAGGGGAAACGGCCGCGCGTGTGCCTCACCTGGGGCACCACGGTCGGTCGGATCGACCCGGCCAGGGTGCCGCTGGCCCGACTCGCGGCCGCGCTCGCGTCGGCCGGGATGGAACCGGTGGTCGCGGTGGCCGCGGACCAGGCCGGGCTGCTCGGGCCGATGCCAGGCGGTGTGGTCGTCGCCGAGTCCGTGCGCCTGTCCGAACTGCTCGCGAGCTGCGACGTGGTGGTCGGGCACGGCGGGGCCGGCACCATCATGTCCGGGCTGCTCAACGGGCTGCCGCAACTGGCCGTGCCGCTGTTGCCGGACCATCGGTTCAACACCGGACGGCTGGTCGCGTCCGGCGCCGGGCTGTCCATCGAAGCGCCAGAGGCGACCGGCGACGCGGTGCTGGACGCGGTACGGGAGCTGCTCGAGGACGGTGCCTACCGGGCGCGGGCGGGGGAGCTGGCGGCGGAGATCGAGGCGCAGCCCAGTCCGGCCGAGGTGGCCGCTGGGTTCGCCGGACTCGTGCTCGACCAGGAACCGCTGGTCGTGTCCTGA
- a CDS encoding SDR family NAD(P)-dependent oxidoreductase — MAIRRVLVTGAAGGLGAAVASLLAQRGHPVVLGGRDKDALGALAERIGPPATPVPLDVADEESVRSAPGLSEIDILVNCAGVLTSGRTEPSTLDLELAEQELRTNALGAWRVAQAVLPGMVARGWGRIVNVSSGTASFRHGLFAGASGYTVSKVALNAITVLLAGETRDSGVLVNAVNPGRIKTKMMPMAERSPEQAAPAVCWAATLPDDGPTGRFFAAPDAELDW, encoded by the coding sequence ATGGCCATCCGGCGCGTTCTGGTGACCGGTGCGGCGGGCGGACTGGGCGCCGCCGTCGCCTCCCTGCTGGCTCAGCGCGGTCATCCGGTCGTGCTCGGCGGCCGTGACAAGGACGCGCTGGGCGCGCTGGCCGAACGGATCGGCCCGCCGGCCACACCGGTGCCGCTGGACGTGGCGGACGAGGAATCGGTCCGTTCCGCGCCCGGCCTCTCGGAGATCGACATCCTGGTGAACTGCGCCGGCGTGCTCACCAGCGGCCGCACCGAACCGTCCACTTTGGATCTAGAACTGGCCGAGCAGGAGTTGCGCACCAACGCACTGGGTGCTTGGCGAGTGGCGCAGGCAGTGCTGCCCGGCATGGTGGCCAGGGGCTGGGGCCGGATCGTGAACGTCTCCAGCGGCACCGCCTCCTTCCGGCACGGCCTGTTCGCCGGCGCCTCCGGCTACACGGTGTCCAAAGTGGCCCTGAACGCGATCACCGTGCTGCTGGCCGGCGAGACCCGCGACTCCGGCGTGCTCGTCAACGCGGTCAACCCCGGCCGGATCAAGACGAAGATGATGCCGATGGCCGAACGCTCCCCCGAACAAGCCGCTCCGGCCGTCTGCTGGGCCGCCACCCTACCCGACGACGGCCCGACCGGCCGCTTCTTCGCCGCCCCGGACGCCGAACTCGACTGGTGA
- a CDS encoding phosphotransferase family protein: MTTNLTASGDVLTAAAQVAGLSTAGAELIRDGSNALYRLSGEVVARVGSPGTADTARREVRLSHWLAESGVPVVQALAELPQPVVVHDRPVTWWRLLPAHRPATPAELAAVLRTFHALPTPPEVKLPFHAPFLRLDERIAVASGLTGENRSWLVARLAELREQYERLSTDRPRQLIHGDAWQGNVAVPGSGPPILLDLEKVALGHPEWDLAQIAVDYTDFSRLTAEDYRSFVDAYGGHDLTKTAGYRTYADIQAFRWLGFLLGKSGSSAAVQREIQHRIACLRGEIPRPWAWTAF; the protein is encoded by the coding sequence GTGACGACAAACCTCACTGCATCGGGTGACGTGCTGACGGCGGCGGCGCAGGTGGCGGGACTGTCGACGGCGGGCGCCGAGTTGATCCGCGACGGGTCCAACGCGCTGTATCGGCTGTCCGGGGAAGTCGTCGCCAGGGTCGGCAGTCCTGGTACTGCGGACACGGCGCGTCGCGAAGTGCGGCTCTCACATTGGCTCGCCGAGAGCGGAGTGCCGGTGGTCCAGGCGTTGGCCGAGCTGCCACAGCCGGTCGTCGTGCACGACCGGCCGGTCACCTGGTGGCGACTGCTGCCAGCGCACAGACCGGCCACTCCCGCAGAACTGGCCGCCGTACTGCGGACCTTCCACGCACTGCCGACGCCGCCTGAGGTGAAACTGCCCTTCCATGCCCCCTTTCTCCGGCTCGACGAGCGCATCGCCGTAGCCTCGGGGCTGACCGGCGAAAACCGCTCTTGGCTCGTAGCTCGGCTCGCCGAGTTACGAGAACAGTACGAACGGCTTTCCACCGATCGGCCCCGGCAGCTGATCCACGGCGACGCCTGGCAGGGGAACGTCGCGGTGCCCGGGTCCGGTCCGCCGATCCTGCTCGATCTGGAAAAGGTCGCACTGGGCCATCCCGAATGGGACCTCGCCCAGATCGCCGTGGACTACACCGACTTCTCCCGGCTGACGGCCGAGGACTACCGGTCCTTCGTGGACGCGTACGGCGGCCACGACCTCACCAAGACCGCCGGCTACCGGACCTATGCCGATATTCAGGCGTTTCGCTGGCTGGGTTTCCTCCTCGGCAAATCCGGTTCGAGCGCCGCCGTGCAGCGAGAGATTCAGCATCGCATCGCCTGCTTGCGTGGCGAGATTCCACGCCCATGGGCCTGGACGGCATTCTGA